From a region of the Lactuca sativa cultivar Salinas chromosome 4, Lsat_Salinas_v11, whole genome shotgun sequence genome:
- the LOC128133782 gene encoding zinc finger BED domain-containing protein DAYSLEEPER-like — MSELDNYLKEKLLPKDMELDLLAWWKTNGIKYPTLQRIAKDILAIPVSTVASESAFSTSGRLVSPHRSRLHPKTLEALMCAQSWLLNEIRATCSEETEAYCRSVEFDYDVEEENTKESGTTSLDDFV; from the exons ATGAGTGAGTTGGATAACTACTTGAAGGAGAAATTGTTGCCTAAAGATATGGAACTTGATTTGTTGGCATGGTGGAAAACAAATGGGATTAAGTACCCGACACTACAAAGGATAGCTAAAGATATATTAGCTATTCCTGTTTCCACTGTTGCCTCGGAATCAGCTTTCAGCACTAGTGGAAGATTAGTAAGTCCTCATCGTAGTCGACTTCATCCAAAGACATTGGAGGCTTTAATGTGTGCTCAAAGTTGGTTGTTGAATGAAATTCGAG CAACTTGTTCTGAAGAGACCGAGGCATATTGTCGTTCTGTTGAATTTGATTATGATGTGGAAGAG GAAAACACTAAAGAAAGCGGGACAACAAGTTTGgatgattttgtttga